A genomic stretch from Theobroma cacao cultivar B97-61/B2 chromosome 4, Criollo_cocoa_genome_V2, whole genome shotgun sequence includes:
- the LOC108661620 gene encoding protein ROOT PRIMORDIUM DEFECTIVE 1-like, whose product MEASALRIKTFIAHYPDLFSFVHLADDCIGLELLSWNDTLAVSQLEKNAFLQMEEDLKNNCLAFPIGFTRGFGLKRKCVEWLKEWQKPPYTPLYADASHLDPRTDVSEKRIVGVFHEFLHLTIEKKTERQNVSNLLKPLSLPQKFTKVFERHPDIFYISKMCDTQTVVLREAYDCQRLIHRHPLVDIRERFASMMRKGFMDRSRGLYKKTANVGLEDPSKIVLGDKACGNGLDSEVESDCDLFSEYGSDDSINCPS is encoded by the exons ATGGAG GCATCTGCACTTAGAAT CAAAACCTTCATTGCACATTACCctgatttattttcttttgttcaccTTGCTGATGATTGCATTGGTTTGGAACTTTTATCATGGAATGATACACTTGCTGTCTCCCAATTAGAGAAGAATGCTTTTCTGCAAATGGAGGAAGATTTGAAAAATAACTGTTTAGCCTTTCCAATAGGATTTACAAGGGGTTTTGGATTGAAGAGGAAATGCGTGGAGTGGTTAAAAGAATGGCAGAAACCACCTTATACTCCACTTTATGCTGATGCCTCTCACTTGGATCCACGTACTGATGTGTCAGAGAAGAGAATCGTGGGCGTGTTTCATGAGTTTCTTCACCTTACGATAGAGAAAAAAACTGAACGCCAAAATGTGAGTAATCTACTTAAACCATTGTCACTGCCTCAGAAGTTTACCAAGGTGTTTGAGCGCCATCCTGACATCTTTTATATTTCCAAGATGTGTGATACACAAACTGTTGTTCTTAGGGAAGCCTATGATTGTCAACGACTTATTCACAGACATCCCCTTGTTGATATTAGAGAAAGATTTGCAAGCATGATGAGAAAAGGATTTATGGATAGGAGCAGGGGCTTATACAAGAAAACTGCCAATGTAGGTCTTGAGGACCCATCAAAGATTGTTCTTGGTGATAAAGCTTGTGGAAATGGTCTTGATTCTGAAGTGGAGTCAGATTGTGATTTATTTTCTGAATATGGTTCTGATGACTCAATTAATTGCCCTTCctga
- the LOC18602526 gene encoding uncharacterized protein LOC18602526, producing MSESENFGHQHPLVFNEKQSNQSEEACCSRCGEEVSLSAPSFGCVECGFHLHKKCVEAPSEINHPFHPKHPLLLLQNSPYVNGDCICNICDKTCKASIYHCSCGLDFHITCALFTYNIAQKFFEELQHVALEDPLISTGNDGEELESFQCFVCWKPLLSSTYFSLDCGFHLHKKCAELPLKINHMCHHKHPLVLQFNSQRFSCNICQETQKRGYVYCCLPCKVAVHIECVSTPPLPIVEDNSHQHPFTLFWIQFPFICSACGTEGNCAAYICTTCNIIVHKKCISLPHIIKSRWHHHLIFHKYFLHEEDLKYWDCIICHDEVNAEHGSYYCSDCKIIAHVNCVTKNETWYYIVSPENEDEKSIDSLALLPGESIDSITCVIERNDAGEATKIKHFKHMHELMLSEQIVEYDKYCEGCMLLISASFYYCLECGFFLHQACAELPTMKHVWFHDCQQSVLILTSDYIFRCRLCQHISNGFAYKCNECDDRVCLLCVTLTPDTLTCQGHKHPLLFYIEYEGKCCACGGDIRAAYGCKDCNFALHLSCVAIPTIARHKFDEHVLALTYSDDNDYSECHYCDVCEEGIDLNYWFFHCATCETSAHRSCVLGHYPYIKLGSIYKEGDHPHPLIFVKKIYYYPKCIECGKPCQDLALECVTSGCNYIVHWRCIAPNNL from the coding sequence ATGAGTGAGTCTGAAAATTTTGGGCACCAACATCCACTGGTGTTTAATGAAAAGCAGAGCAATCAAAGTGAAGAAGCTTGCTGCTCAAGGTGTGGGGAGGAGGTGTCACTGTCAGCTCCAAGTTTTGGCTGTGTGGAGTGTGGGTTTCACCTCCATAAGAAATGTGTTGAGGCACCCTCGGAGATCAATCACCCTTTTCATCCCAAGCATCCTCTCCTCCTTCTGCAAAATTCACCTTATGTTAATGGAGACTGCATTTGCAATATTTGTGATAAGACATGTAAGGCTTCCATTTATCATTGCTCTTGTGGATTGGACTTTCATATCACATGTGCTTTATTTACATATAACATTGctcaaaaattttttgaagagCTTCAACATGTTGCTCTTGAAGATCCATTGATTTCCACCGGAAATGATGGTGAAGAACTTGAAAGTTTTCAGTGTTTCGTGTGTTGGAAACCGTTGCTAAGTTCTACCTACTTTTCTCTTGATTGTGGATTCCATCTCCATAAAAAATGTGCTGAATTACCTCTCAAAATCAATCATATGTGCCACCACAAACATCCTCTTGTTCTACAATTTAATAGTCAACGGTTTTCTTGCAACATATGCCAAGAAACCCAAAAAAGAGGATATGTttactgttgtttgccttgcaAGGTTGCTGTTCACATTGAGTGTGTATCAACCCCACCCCTGCCCATCGTTGAAGATAACAGTCATCAACACCCATTCACCCTGTTTTGGATACAATTCCCTTTCATTTGTAGTGCATGTGGTACCGAAGGAAATTGTGCTGCCTACATATGTACTACATGCAACATTATAGTTCATAAGAAATGCATTTCATTGCCACACATCATCAAAAGCAGGTGGCATCACCATCTCAtttttcacaaatattttcttcATGAAGAAGATTTGAAGTATTGGGATTGCATAATTTGTCACGATGAGGTCAATGCAGAGCACGGCAGTTACTATTGTTCAGATTGCAAAATTATTGCCCATGTGAATTGTGTGACAAAAAATGAAACCTGGTATTATATAGTTTCACCTGAAAATGAAGATGAgaaatctatcgatagtttGGCACTTTTGCCTGGTGAATCTATTGACTCCATCACTTGTGTTATTGAGAGGAATGATGCTGGAGAAGccacaaaaataaaacatttcaagCACATGCATGAGTTGATGTTAAGTGAGCAAATTGTAGAGTATGATAAGTATTGTGAGGGGTGCATGTTACTTATCTCAGCTTCCTTTTACTATTGTTTAGAATGTGGTTTCTTTCTTCATCAAGCCTGTGCTGAATTACCTACGATGAAGCATGTTTGGTTTCATGACTGCCAGCAAAGTGTCCTCATCCTCACTTCAGACTACATTTTTAGATGTCGCTTATGTCAGCACATATCGAATGGCTTTGCCTATAAATGTAATGAATGTGACGATCGTGTATGCCTTCTATGTGTAACTCTAACTCCTGATACTCTAACATGTCAAGGACATAAACACCCCCTCCTTTTTTATATCGAGTATGAAGGGAAGTGTTGTGCTTGTGGTGGTGATATAAGAGCAGCATACGGTTGTAAGGATTGCAATTTTGCTTTGCATCTTTCATGTGTTGCAATACCAACTATAGCTCGACACAAATTTGATGAACATGTTCTTGCACTCACTTATAGTGATGATAATGATTATTCAGAATGTCATTATTGTGACGTTTGTGAAGAGGGAATAGATCTAAATTATTGGTTTTTTCATTGTGCAACTTGTGAAACTTCTGCTCATAGGAGTTGTGTTCTTGGACACTATCCATATATCAAACTTGGGAGTATCTACAAAGAAGGAGATCATCCTCACCCTCTCATCTTCGTGAAGAAGATTTATTACTACCCTAAGTGCATTGAATGTGGTAAGCCTTGTCAAGATTTGGCTCTCGAATGTGTTACTTCTGGATGCAACTATATTGTTCACTGGAGATGTATAGCACCAAATAATTTATGA
- the LOC108661621 gene encoding protein ROOT PRIMORDIUM DEFECTIVE 1-like encodes MEASELRIKTFIAHYPDLFSFVHLADDCIGLELLSWNDTLAVSQLEKNAFLQMEEDLKNNCLAFPIGFTRGFGLKRKCVEWLKEWQKPPYTSLYADASHLDPRTDVSEKRIVGVFHELLHLTIEKKTERQNVSNLLKPLSLPQKFTKVFERHPGIFYISKMCDTQTVVLREAYDCQRLIHRHPLVDIRERFASMMRKGFMDRSRGLYKKTANVGLEVPSKIVLGLI; translated from the exons ATGGAG GCATCTGAACTTAGAAT CAAAACCTTCATTGCACATTACCctgatttattttcttttgttcaccTTGCTGATGATTGCATTGGTTTGGAACTTTTATCATGGAATGATACACTTGCTGTCTCCCAATTAGAGAAGAATGCTTTTCTGCAAATGGAGGAAGATTTGAAAAATAACTGTTTAGCATTTCCAATAGGATTTACAAGGGGTTTTGGATTGAAGAGGAAATGCGTGGAGTGGTTAAAAGAATGGCAGAAACCACCTTATACTTCACTTTATGCTGATGCCTCTCACTTGGATCCACGTACTGATGTGTCAGAGAAGAGAATCGTGGGCGTGTTTCATGAACTTCTTCACCTTACGATAGAGAAAAAAACTGAACGCCAAAATGTGAGTAATCTACTCAAACCATTGTCACTGCCGCAGAAGTTTACCAAGGTGTTTGAGCGCCATCCTGGCATCTTTTATATTTCCAAGATGTGTGATACACAAACTGTTGTTCTTAGGGAAGCCTATGATTGTCAACGACTTATTCACAGACATCCCCTTGTTGATATTAGAGAAAGATTTGCAAGCATGATGAGAAAAGGATTTATGGATAGGAGCAGGGGCTTATACAAGAAAACTGCCAATGTAGGTCTTGAGGTCCCATCAAAGATTGTTCTTGGGCTTATATAA